A genomic stretch from Candidatus Methanomassiliicoccus intestinalis Issoire-Mx1 includes:
- the rpoA2 gene encoding DNA-directed RNA polymerase subunit A'', which translates to MARKDTQNALRRRGVSDAVIEKLLSSYSTIGDVSAASVEELINAGLTSEEAADVSAKVGKTTTKRETKKSSSKKQQEAPAEKIHYNLVDKSRAHTELEEKLLTMLEENDMTLPMRVISNIASRIEGIIIPEEKILEVLKKSYDRYREHQMDANESAGILAAQSIGEPGTQMTMRTFHYAGVAEINVTLGLPRLIEIVDARRVPSTPMMEVHIEPAYMGDVDIVRKVASKIEKTTLLDIADIETDIANMKVVVHLDPVKLEQKDITIQQIQEKLSKDRRLRGLVTVEDGQVVISSDEPSFKKLQAIVQASRDAVIQGLDGIERAILRKQGNEYVIYTAGSNLREVLNEDKVDKTRTTTNSIQEIYDVLGVEAARNSIINEASRTLEEQGLSVDIRHIMLVADLMTNDGDVKAIGRHGISGRKSSVLARAAFEITATHLLHAALTGEVDYLDGVAENIIVGQPVTLGTGAVNLIYSPKRPKEAQE; encoded by the coding sequence ATGGCACGTAAAGATACACAAAATGCACTCCGCAGGAGAGGCGTTAGCGATGCAGTAATCGAAAAACTTCTCTCCAGCTATTCAACTATTGGAGATGTTTCAGCTGCTTCAGTTGAAGAACTGATAAATGCTGGACTTACAAGCGAAGAGGCCGCAGATGTTTCTGCTAAGGTAGGAAAAACCACTACCAAGCGTGAAACAAAAAAATCCTCAAGCAAAAAACAGCAGGAAGCTCCAGCAGAAAAGATTCACTACAATCTTGTAGATAAATCAAGAGCACACACCGAACTGGAAGAAAAGCTGCTCACAATGCTGGAGGAAAACGACATGACTCTTCCGATGCGTGTGATTTCAAACATCGCTTCCCGCATTGAAGGAATCATCATCCCAGAAGAAAAAATCCTTGAGGTTCTGAAAAAGTCATATGACCGTTATCGTGAACATCAGATGGATGCAAATGAGTCGGCAGGTATTCTGGCAGCTCAGTCAATCGGTGAACCTGGTACTCAGATGACCATGCGTACTTTCCACTACGCTGGTGTAGCTGAAATCAACGTTACATTAGGTCTGCCTCGTCTCATTGAAATTGTGGATGCAAGGCGTGTTCCGTCAACTCCAATGATGGAAGTACATATCGAACCAGCTTACATGGGAGATGTCGACATTGTGCGTAAGGTAGCCTCAAAGATCGAAAAGACTACCTTGCTGGACATAGCAGACATCGAAACAGATATCGCCAACATGAAAGTAGTCGTACATCTGGATCCTGTAAAGCTTGAACAAAAAGACATAACTATTCAACAAATCCAGGAGAAGCTGTCCAAGGACCGCCGTCTCCGCGGATTGGTAACTGTTGAAGACGGTCAGGTTGTAATATCTTCAGACGAACCTTCATTTAAGAAGCTTCAGGCAATTGTCCAGGCAAGCCGCGATGCGGTTATCCAAGGTCTTGACGGTATTGAAAGAGCCATTCTGCGTAAGCAGGGCAATGAATACGTCATATATACTGCAGGATCCAACCTGCGTGAAGTCCTCAATGAAGATAAAGTCGATAAGACACGTACAACCACAAACTCTATTCAGGAAATCTATGATGTCCTGGGAGTTGAAGCCGCTCGTAACTCGATCATAAATGAAGCTTCCAGAACACTGGAAGAACAGGGTTTGAGCGTTGACATAAGACATATTATGCTGGTCGCAGACCTTATGACTAATGATGGAGACGTCAAAGCCATAGGAAGACACGGCATATCAGGTAGGAAATCTAGTGTACTAGCTAGAGCAGCATTTGAAATAACAGCCACCCATCTTCTGCATGCTGCCCTTACTGGTGAAGTAGACTACCTGGACGGGGTGGCTGAGAACATTATAGTGGGACAACCAGTGACGCTCGGAACAGGAGCTGTGAATCTGATATACTCCCCGAAACGGCCTAAGGAGGCACAAGAATGA
- a CDS encoding radical SAM protein: protein MKTEKMEADSIYTGHLPKGCVMCRKGAKLVLLVSGRCDSGCFYCPLSSKKKGKDVIYADEKLASSDEDIIFEAESIDAEGTGITGGDPVKSLDRTIYYIELLKNHFGKKHHIHLYTASLDTDAYSRLEKAGLDELRIHPPVERWGELPELEDFIKNTKMSIGFEIPAIPGKEKEIRDLVKFGEKAGLDFINLNELEFSEGNWDELEKRGFSAKDEISSAVGGSEELAYEIIKTAKMPVHYCSSSFKDAVQLRQRLKRRALKTSLPSDIITEDGTLLKGVVEGDPDKIIETLKNEFEVPEELMHFDKEKERIEVAPWILEEIFEDLPYDSFIVEEYPTADRLEVEREPLKRH, encoded by the coding sequence ATGAAAACTGAGAAGATGGAGGCCGATTCCATCTATACAGGCCATCTTCCAAAAGGCTGTGTAATGTGCAGAAAGGGCGCTAAGCTAGTGCTGCTGGTATCAGGACGCTGCGATTCTGGATGTTTTTACTGTCCTCTTTCCTCCAAGAAGAAAGGAAAAGATGTCATTTATGCAGATGAAAAACTAGCATCATCCGATGAAGATATAATTTTCGAAGCGGAATCAATCGATGCTGAGGGTACTGGCATCACCGGCGGAGATCCTGTTAAATCACTGGATAGGACAATTTATTACATAGAATTATTAAAAAATCATTTCGGAAAAAAACATCATATTCATCTCTATACAGCATCACTTGATACAGATGCTTACAGCAGATTAGAAAAAGCTGGTCTGGATGAACTCAGGATACACCCGCCTGTTGAAAGATGGGGAGAACTGCCGGAACTGGAAGATTTCATAAAAAATACAAAGATGAGCATCGGTTTTGAAATTCCTGCCATTCCTGGAAAAGAAAAAGAAATTCGGGATCTTGTCAAATTTGGAGAAAAGGCAGGACTTGACTTTATCAATTTAAATGAGCTGGAATTCTCTGAAGGCAACTGGGATGAACTGGAAAAAAGAGGATTCTCTGCCAAAGATGAGATATCTAGTGCAGTAGGGGGAAGCGAAGAGCTTGCTTATGAAATAATAAAAACTGCAAAGATGCCGGTTCACTACTGCTCATCAAGTTTCAAAGACGCCGTGCAGCTGAGACAGAGACTTAAAAGAAGAGCATTGAAGACTTCTCTACCTTCAGACATAATAACTGAAGACGGAACGCTGCTGAAAGGAGTTGTTGAAGGCGACCCTGATAAAATTATTGAAACTCTGAAAAATGAATTCGAGGTACCTGAAGAACTGATGCATTTTGATAAAGAAAAAGAAAGAATCGAAGTCGCGCCGTGGATTCTGGAAGAGATCTTTGAGGATCTCCCATATGATTCCTTCATCGTAGAAGAATATCCTACAGCGGACCGATTAGAGGTTGAAAGAGAACCGCTTAAGCGACACTGA
- a CDS encoding NusA-like transcription termination signal-binding factor, giving the protein MPTEITFTEDTLRYINLFEQVTKTRVKDCMEAEDKLVFVVEPGQANRAVGKGGENVIRLKNQTGRNIQVVEYSDDPETFIKNVFYNYNVQKVEIESRGNVLHATVTVDPKVKGRAIGKNGRNLKLARDIVNRHHNVQSISVA; this is encoded by the coding sequence ATGCCAACGGAAATAACATTTACCGAGGATACTCTTCGTTACATAAACCTCTTTGAACAGGTAACAAAAACGAGAGTGAAAGACTGCATGGAAGCAGAGGACAAGCTGGTGTTCGTTGTTGAACCCGGCCAGGCCAACCGTGCTGTGGGAAAAGGCGGGGAAAACGTCATTCGTCTGAAAAATCAGACTGGAAGAAACATTCAGGTTGTTGAGTACTCTGATGATCCAGAAACATTCATCAAGAATGTATTTTACAACTACAATGTCCAGAAAGTAGAGATCGAGTCCCGTGGTAATGTTCTGCATGCCACAGTGACTGTCGATCCTAAAGTGAAAGGACGCGCCATCGGTAAAAATGGACGCAATCTTAAACTCGCCAGAGATATCGTTAATAGACACCACAATGTTCAGAGCATCAGTGTCGCTTAA
- a CDS encoding 50S ribosomal protein L30e: protein MIDLGRAIKAAATTGKVVYGVQQAEKAINSGDAKIVIISANCPSEFLQSGNHNTKVYKYEGTNMDLGALCGKPFSVSALAVIDKGTSNILSL from the coding sequence ATGATAGATTTAGGAAGAGCAATTAAGGCCGCTGCTACCACCGGTAAAGTGGTCTACGGCGTGCAGCAGGCAGAGAAGGCAATTAACAGTGGAGATGCAAAAATTGTAATCATCTCGGCTAATTGCCCGAGTGAGTTCCTCCAATCTGGAAACCACAACACAAAGGTTTACAAGTATGAGGGAACCAACATGGATCTAGGCGCATTATGCGGAAAACCATTCTCGGTATCTGCCCTAGCTGTCATAGACAAGGGTACCTCAAATATTCTCTCGCTGTGA